A DNA window from Camelina sativa cultivar DH55 chromosome 13, Cs, whole genome shotgun sequence contains the following coding sequences:
- the LOC104769948 gene encoding uncharacterized protein LOC104769948 has translation MEDHDKSPPKDYYKILEVDYDATEDLIRLNYRKLALKWHPDKHKGDSAATEKFQEINEAYNVLMDPAKRFEYDFTGIYEIHKYTLREYLARFKGMILTCNGLGISQSSSPWTHQLTGTTKQQTSKDTV, from the exons ATGGAAGACCATGATAAGTCTCCCCCTAAG gaTTACTATAAGATTCTAGAAGTTGATTACGACGCAACTGAAGACTTGATCAGACTGAATTATCGGAAGCTTGCATTG AAGTGGCATCCTGATAAGCACAAAGGCGATAGTGCAGCTACAGAGAAGTTTCAAGAGATTAATGAAGCTTATAATG TGCTGATGGACCCTGCTAAACGTTTTGAGTATGATTTTACTGGTATTTATGAGATCCACAAGTATACTTTACGG GAATATCTCGCCAGATTTAAGGGAATGATACTCACTTGCAATGGGCTCGGTATCAGCCAATCCTCATCACCATG GACACATCAATTGACTGGGACCACGAAACAACAGACGAGCAAg GATACTGTATAA
- the LOC104735700 gene encoding uncharacterized protein LOC104735700, translating to MASCVVVAPLSLSGGSQSHHVKANGLSSTTKLSSICKPSALSILNKSNRTRKFSVSAGYQDGSRSGSSGDFIAGFLLGGAVFGAVAYIFAPQIRRSLLNEEDEYGFKKPQQPTYYDEGLEKTRETLNEKIGQLNSAIDNVSSRLRGREKNSSSPNVPVETDPEVEATT from the exons ATGGCGTcatgtgttgttgttgctcctctatctctctctg GTGGCTCTCAATCTCATCATGTGAAAGCTAATGGATTGTCGTCTACCACAAAGCTCAGTTCTATTTGTAAACCTTCTGCATTGTCAATCCTGAATAAATCAAACCGGACTCGCAAGTTTTCTGTTTCTGCTGGGTACCA AGATGGGAGTAGGAGTGGAAGCAGTGGTGACTTCATAGCTGGTTTTCTTCTAGGAGGTGCTGTGTTTGGCGCTGTTGCATATATCTTTGCTCCACAG ATCCGGAGATCGCTActgaatgaagaagatgagtatgGTTTCAAGAAGCCGCAACAGCCAACGTACTACGATGAAGGTttagagaaaacaagagagacaTTGAATGAGAAAATCGGACAGCTTAATTCCGCGATTGACAATGTTTCTTCGCGTTTAAGAGGTCGAGAAAAGAACAGTTCTTCCCCCAATGTACCGGTCGAAACTGACCCCGAAGTTGAAGCTACAacttga
- the LOC104735697 gene encoding pentatricopeptide repeat-containing protein At5g16640, mitochondrial-like, whose translation MRRSISSKAKSFLHRNLLDKGNPGTSRSSSPFSICGFCFSRRAYYSGGSDYREILRNGIQYMKLDESLDLFFHMVRCRPLPSIADFSRLLSAISKMKKYDVVIYLWEQMQMLGIPHNLCTCNILLNCFCRCSQFSLALSFLGKMIKLGHEPSIVTFGSLLCGFCRGGRVYDALYMFERMVEMGYKPNVVIYNTVIDGLCKSKQVDNALDLLNRMENDGVRPDAVTYNSLISGLCNSGRWSDATRMVSYMTKREIYPDVFTFNALIDACVKEGNILEAEELYEEMIRRSLDPDIVTYSLLIYGLCMYSRLDDAAHMFGFMVTKGCSPDVVTYSILINGYCKSKKVEHGMKLFCEMSQRGVIRNAVTYTILIQGYCRAGKLNVAEEIFRRMVFSGVTPNIVTYNVLLHGLCGNGKIEKALVILADMQKSGMDADIVTYNIIIGGMCKAGEVADAWDLYCSLNHKGLMPDIWTYTTLMLGLYKKGLRREADGLFRKMIEDGILPNECYQ comes from the coding sequence ATGAGGAGATCGATCTCTTCGAAAGCTAAGTCGTTTCTTCATCGCAATCTTCTCGATAAAGGTAATCCCGGAACCTCTCGGTCTTCTTCTCCGTTTAGCATTTGCGGTTTCTGTTTCTCGAGACGAGCTTATTATTCCGGTGGCAGTGATTACCGAGAAATATTGAGAAATGGGATTCAATATATGAAACTAGACGAATCGcttgatctcttctttcacaTGGTTCGGTGTCGTCCTCTTCCTTCAATTGCTGATTTCAGTAGGTTATTAAGTGCTATCTCCAAGATGAAGAAGTATGATGTTGTGATCTATCTTTGGGAGCAGATGCAAATGTTGGGGATCCCTCATAACCTCTGTACTTGCAATATCTTGTTGAATTGTTTCTGCAGATGCTCTCAGTTCTCTCTTGCGTTGTCGTTTCTTGGGAAGATGATTAAACTTGGTCATGAGCCTAGCATTGTCACCTTTGGTTCTTTGCTTTGTGGATTCTGTCGCGGTGGTAGGGTTTATGATGCTTTGTATATGTTTGAGAGAATGGTGGAAATGGGATATAAGCCTAATGTTGTGATCTACAATACAGTTATTGATGGTTTATGCAAAAGCAAACAGGTGGATAACGCTTTGGATCTGTTAAACCGGATGGAGAATGATGGGGTTAGACCTGATGCTGTTACCTACAACTCTCTTATATCTGGACTTTGTAATTCAGGTAGATGGAGCGATGCTACCCGAATGGTTAGCTATATGACCAAGAGAGAGATCTACCCTGATGTATTTACTTTCAATGCATTGATTGATGCGTGTGTGAAAGAAGGGAATATTTTAGAGGCTGAAGAATTGTACGAGGAGATGATACGAAGATCTCTGGATCCTGACATTGTTACTTACAGTTTACTGATTTACGGGCTTTGCATGTACAGTCGCCTAGATGATGCAGCGCATATGTTTGGTTTCATGGTTACCAAAGGTTGTTCCCCGGATGTTGTAACTTATAGTATTCTCATTAATGGATATTGCAAGTCTAAGAAGGTAGAGCATGGGATGAAACTCTTCTGCGAGATGTCTCAGAGAGGAGTAATTAGAAATGCAGTCACTTACACAATTCTTATCCAGGGTTATTGTCGAGCTGGAAAACTTAATGTTGCTGAAGAAATCTTCAGACGGATGGTTTTTTCTGGTGTGACTCCTAATATTGTTACTTACAATGTTTTGTTACATGGTCTATGTGGTAATGGGAAGATAGAGAAAGCATTGGTGATATTGGCGGATATGCAAAAGAGTGGAATGGATGCTGATATCGTGACATATAATATCATCATTGGCGGGATGTGTAAGGCTGGTGAGGTGGCAGATGCTTGGGATTTATATTGTAGCCTCAATCACAAGGGACTTATGCCAGATATTTGGACATACACCACGTTGATGTTAGGATTGTACAAGAAAGGTCTACGGCGTGAAGCAGATGGGCTGTTTAGAAAAATGATAGAAGATGGGATTTTGCCAAATGAATGTTACCAATAG
- the LOC104735701 gene encoding uncharacterized protein LOC104735701 (The sequence of the model RefSeq protein was modified relative to this genomic sequence to represent the inferred CDS: added 9 bases not found in genome assembly) — protein sequence MADRRVGKRPVGQRGFSKVESGTCNVCSAPCSSCMHRNVGSTVSKLDESSDENCHGVVGSQCSVNEDDLLPASITNTHNSLNNTASEASNLVNSSHDALSENAESKETIRCSGISDDSGAVAMTSKTSLSGSRMNQKVSASANVLDQSSNCVEGQEDGILSDDRAKNLNSALVSNPILGGSRKESSNHEDRVSSERGNFKEKSGPGGDKEREESSVEGSSRSGENRKDGKSSKSSSLNISDEPISSAVSESESDGSELLEHDVKVCDICGDAGREDLLAICSGCSDGAEHTYCMRERLNEVPGDDWLCEECAEEAEKQKQEAKRKRETEVTLNAHSSGKRYADKIEAAPDAKRQAVEAPTGSPKKSILPRIGALSRETSFKGLDRLRGKLNHQTSFSDDTESARSTGSQLQPPKGAFLKSSSFNCSSSKPKVQLMDDAIHPRQKTGKEYTALELKEGGFRNVGKSMSSRTTDSGSSSGNDSHAKVLGSKVHHLQEGKSSKQVKDRSTEAKVSASSIDQKLKSRGNSSVSHANNNRDLKGLQSDGKRGSLTKQVSNLNRNRLANPVASGGDVSKNEKCSGSEQSSSQADCKDELPSPSCTGEGTPSHGTVALHDGLPRSRESREVGKKSKEAVGKRQRSSLLSGAKGLPSHQKGGQTAESSDTSGVPDSDLSTTKKVKEDINKGNRLRAAVDAALRKKPSFTKNRGLEQSDASLVSNVDSSSDKTLRNQLPPKLHKNYVSHEGLQGGHPTLWPTSDPYKQTVVTNEKQLVLSGADTIPPRSMELEVNFPSIKPVMRDLPLVPSPVILRSSAIPDHESIWQGDLEVRKIRNQLAMCSGMQAHLSTLASPRVAEVVNKFPEKFSLNEVPRLSTWPGQFQKLGTKEDHIALFFFAKDIESYERNYKPLVDNMIKNDLALKGNLENVELLIFASNQLPLNCQRWNMLYFLWGVFRGRGETCTNPQKNTSLPTSNVMPRDRDPSELCQTSSPSKHLEKVSSPRESSFNRIETRNGTDAISHENPSNIVSSIERSPSTKEEIAPKVEEAATGISSGDNLVRKAQQIGEQGLGGRKDVPLTVMGSGIESHGLDNQASHRKRSLWELTRPANEDSSAINKKVELNNDGLCEGSPNKKLKTENGSSSFSRDTSGHDSGIMEKSPKIVFPLDLNVERDDSEMVDNLIPLGNDENKRGLISGKVPNLELALGAEEGNEDTMGLLPFLGGSGEQSSSNSMKKEKQKAEEEDDEGADAASLSLSLSFPGNEERKNVNAPLFLFRDLPR from the exons ATG GCTGATAGAAGAGTTGGTAAACGTCCAGTGGGTCAGAGAGGTTTCTCAAAAGTGGAGTCTGGAACTTGTAATGTTTGTTCTGCTCCATGTTCATCATGCATGCACCGTAATGTAGGTTCCACAGTATCAAAGTTGGACGAGTCATCAGATGAAAACTGTCATGGAGTAGTGGGCAGCCAGTGTTCTGTCAACGAGGACGATCTTTTGCCTGCTTCCATAACTAATACTCACAACAGTTTAAATAACACTGCTAGTGAAGCAAGCAATCTTGTTAATTCCAGTCATGATGCTCTCTCTGAGAATGCTGAGAGTAAGGAAACCATAAGATGTTCTGGGATATCAGATGATTCCGGAGCTGTTGCAATGA CATCTCTTTCTGGGAGCAGGATGAATCAGAAAGTCTCTGCATCAGCTAATGTGTTAGATCAGAGCTCTAATTGTGTAGAGGGCCAGGAAGATGGGATATTGTCTGATGATCGAgccaaaaatttgaattcagcTCTGGTTTCTAATCCTATTCTGGGTGGATCTAGGAAAGAGTCATCAAACCATGAGGACAGAGTCAGTTCTGAGAGAGGAAATTTCAAGGAAAAATCAGGACCAGGAGGtgacaaagagagagaggaatctTCAGTTGAAGGATCGTCACGTTCAGGCGAGAATAGGAAGGATGGTAAATCAAGTAAAAGCTCTTCGTTAAATATATCAGATGAGCCAATCTCATCAGCTGTGTCTGAGAGCGAGAGTGATGGTTCTGAACTGCTGGAACATGAT GTAAAGGTTTGTGATATCTGTGGAGATGCTGGTCGTGAAGATTTACTCGCTATCTGTAGCGGATGCAGTGATGGTGCAGAGCACAC CTATTGCATGCGGGAAAGGCTCAATGAAGTTCCTGGGGATGATTGGCTATGTGAAGAATGTGCTGAGGAAGCTGAAAAGCAGAAGCAAG AAgctaagagaaagagagaaactgagGTAACCCTCAATGCACATAGTTCTGGCAAAAGGTACGCAGATAAAATTGAGGCAGCTCCAGATGCGAAAAGACAGGCGGTTGAGGCTCCAACTGGGTCACCTAAGAAATCTATTCTCCCTAGAATAGGTGCTTTATCTCGGGAAACATCATTCAAGGGCTTAGACAGGTTAAGGGGAAAGCTAAATCATCAAACATCATTCAGTGATGACACAGAGAGTGCACGATCTACTGGTTCACAGCTCCAACCTCCAAAAG GTGCATTTTTGAAATCCAGTTCCTTCAATTGTTCGAGCTCGAAACCGAAAGTGCAACTTATGGATGATGCTATTCACCCAAGACAGAAGACTGGCAAAGAGTATACTGCACTTGAGTTAAAGGAGGGGGGTTTTAGAAATGTTGGAAAATCAATGTCAAGTAGAACAACAGATTCAGGGAGTTCTAGTGGTAACGACTCGCATGCAAAAGTGCTTGGATCGAAAGTCCATCATTTGCAAGAAGGCAAAAGCTCAAAGCAAGTGAAAGATCGTAGTACAGAAGCTAAAGTGTCAGCATCCTCCATCGACCAGAAGTTGAAATCACGCGGCAATTCGTCTGTTTCACATGCAAACAATAATCGTGATTTGAAGGGTTTGCAGTCTGATGGTAAACGAGGTAGCTTGACGAAGCAAGTCAGCAATCTTAACCGAAACCGTCTAGCAAATCCAGTTGCTTCGG GAGGAGATGTTTCCAAAAATGAAAAGTGCAGTGGCAGCGAACAAAGTTCAAGTCAAGCCGACTGTAAGGACGAACTGCCATCCCCTTCTTGTACGGGTGAGGGCACACCAAGCCACGGTACTGTAGCTTTACATGATGGATTGCCGCGGTCCAGGGAATCTAGAGAGGTTGggaagaaaagcaaagaagcCGTTGGTAAACGCCAAAGGTCTAGCCTATTATCTGGTGCAAAAGGCTTACCATCACATCAAAAGGGAGGTCAGACTGCAGAATCCAGCGACACCTCAGGCGTGCCTGATAGTGATCTCTCTACCACAAAAAAAGTTAAGGAGGATATAAATAAGGGTAATAGGTTACGAGCAGCAGTAGATGCTGCCCTGCGTAAAAAGCCCAGCTTTACCAAGAACAGAGGATTGGAGCAATCTGATGCGTCATTGGTATCTAATGTGGATTCTAGCTCTGATAAGACTCTACGAAATCAATTGCCTCCAAAATTGCATAAGAATTATGTGTCACACGAAGGATTGCAAGGAGGGCATCCGACTTTATGGCCTACTTCCGATCCGTACAAACAGACAGTTGTAACAAATGAGAAGCAGCTTGTACTCTCTGGTGCTGATACAATACCTCCACGATCTATGGAACTTGAAGTCAATTTTCCCTCCATAAAGCCTGTTATGAGAGATTTGCCTTTAGTTCCCTCGCCTGTTATATTGAGAAGCTCAGCCATTCCTGACCATGAGTCTATATGGCA GGGAGACTTAGAGGTGCGGAAAATCAGAAACCAGTTAGCTATGTGTAGCGGAATGCAAGCACATCTGTCAACCTTGGCATCACCCAGGGTTGCTGAAGTGGTGAATAAATTTCCAGAAAAATTCAGCTTGAATGAAGTACCTCGGCTAAGTACATGGCCAGGACAATTTCAAAAATTAGGTACTAAGGAAGACCATATAGCTCTATTCTTCTTTGCAAAGGACATTGAGAG TTATGAGAGAAACTACAAGCCTCTAGTAGATAACATGATCAAGAACGATTTAGCTTTGAAAGGGAACCTCGAGAATGTTGAGCTTCTGATTTTTGCGTCCAACCAGCTTCCTCTAAATTGCCAGC GCTGGAACATGTTATATTTCCTTTGGGGTGTATTCCGAGGAAGAGGAGAGACTTGCACTAACCCACAAAAGAACACATCTTTGCCTACTTCAAATGTTATGCCGCGTGACAGAGACCCCAGTGAGCTGTGTCAAACGAGTTCTCCTTCCAAGCATCTTGAGAAAGTGTCTTCTCCACGTGAGAGCTCATTCAACAGAATTGAAACTCGGAATGGGACAGATGCAATTAGTCATGAGAATCCAAGTAACATAGTATCCTCTATTGAGCGATCACCGAGCACAAAG GAGGAAATTGCTCCTAAAGTGGAAGAAGCAGCTACTGGAATTAGTTCTGGAGATAATCTAGTGAGGAAGGCCCAGCAAATTGGGGAACAAGGATTAGGTGGTAGAAAGGATGTCCCTTTGACTGTCATGGGATCAGGGATCGAGTCCCATGGCTTAGACAATCAGGCTAGTCACAGGAAGCGTTCACTTTGGGAACTGACAAGACCCGCTAACGAGGATTCATCTGCCATAAACAAGAAAGTGGAGCTCAATAATGATGGTTTATGCGAAGGGTCCCCGAATAAGAAGCTAAAGACAGAAAACGGAAGCAGCAGCTTCTCCCGGGATACATCTGGTCACGATTCCGGGATCATGGAGAAGAGTCCAAAAATCGTGTTCCCTTTGGACTTGAATGTCGAAAGAGACGACAGCGAAATGGTGGATAATCTCATCCCACTTGGCAATGACGAGAACAAGAGAGGGTTAATAAGCGGTAAAGTCCCGAATCTGGAGCTGGCGTTAGGAGCTGAGGAAGGAAATGAAGACACTATGGGACTGTTGCCTTTCTTAGGGGGAAGTGGTGAACAAAGTAGCAGCAATagtatgaagaaagaaaaacagaaagcagaggaagaagatgatgaagggGCGGACGCAGCATCTCTGTCTTTATCACTCTCATTTCCAGGAAACGAGGAGAGGAAGAATGTGAATGCTCCGTTGTTTCTGTTCAGAGACCTTCccagataa